Proteins encoded by one window of Xiphophorus couchianus chromosome 13, X_couchianus-1.0, whole genome shotgun sequence:
- the rab42a gene encoding ras-related protein Rab-42a — MDTLWQYQFRIILLGDSTVGKSSLLKRFTDGIYSDVADPTVGVDFYARSLDIEPGVKIKLQLWDTAGQERFRSITTSYYRNSVGGLLVFDLTNRKTFDHVREWHKEVSEHILPHHMVYILIGHKSDLNKDRKVSRDEAEQLAADLGIRYIETSAKCNSNVDRAFELLTRDIFELMKMGEIVTRDGWDGVKSGLTAKVLYPGDDEEELATASPEKGCHC; from the exons ATGGATACTTTGTGGCAATACCAGTTCCGAATCATCCTGCTGGGGGACTCCACCGTGGGGAAGTCGTCGCTGCTGAAACGCTTCACGGACGGGATTTACAGCGACGTGGCGGATCCCACGGTCGGGGTGGATTTCTACGCCCGCTCGCTGGACATCGAGCCCGGGGTGAAAATCAAGCTGCAGCTCTGGGACACGGCCGGACAGGAGCGGTTCAG GTCTATCACAACATCATACTACCGCAACTCTGTTGGGGGACTTCTAGTCTTTGACCTCACCAACCGCAAGACCTTTGACCATGTGAGAGAATGGCACAAGGAGGTGAGCGAGCACATCCTGCCCCACCACATGGTCTACATTCTCATCGGCCACAAGAGCGACCTCAACAAGGACCGCAAGGTGAGCAGGGATGAGGCCGAGCAGCTTGCCGCCGATCTGGGAATCCGCTACATCGAGACGTCGGCTAAGTGCAACAGCAATGTGGACCGGGCATTCGAGCTGCTGACCAGAGATATCTTCGAGCTGATGAAGATGGGGGAGATCGTTACCCGTGATGGCTGGGATGGCGTTAAAAGTGGCCTCACTGCAAAGGTCCTCTACCCGGGTGATGACGAAGAGGAACTTGCAACTGCTTCCCCCGAGAAGGGCTGCCACTGCTAA
- the ctps1a gene encoding CTP synthase 1, with the protein MMKYILVTGGVISGIGKGIIASSVGTILKSCGLHVTAIKIDPYINIDAGTFSPYEHGEVFVLDDGGEVDLDLGNYERFLDIRLTKDNNLTTGKIYQSVINKERRGDYLGKTVQVVPHITDAIQEWVVKQAKVPVDDETEPQVCVIELGGTVGDIESMPFIEAFRQFQFKVKRENFCNIHVSLIPQPSATGEQKTKPTQNSVRELRGLGLSPDLIMCRCTTALENSVKEKISMFCHVEPQQVICVHDVSSIYRVPLLLEDQGVVGYLSSRLNMPIETKSRTMLTKWKEMSDRSDRLLEQCSIALVGKYTKFSDSYASVIKALEHSALAISHRLEVKYIDSASLEPTTLQEEPVKYHDAWQKLCSADGVLVPGGFGVRGTEGKIHAINWARKQRKPFLGVCLGMQLAVCEYARNVLGWPDANSTEFDPESKHPVVIDMPEHNPGQMGGTMRLGKRRTIFKTSNSIMRKLYGDAEYVEERHRHRFEVNPELKSHFEDKGFRFVGQDVEGERMEIIELDDHPYFVGVQYHPEFTSRPIKPSPPYLGLLLAAAGKLQGYLQKGCRLSPRDVYSDRSGSSTPDSEISEIPTCY; encoded by the exons ATGATGAAATACATCCTGGTAACTGGCGGCGTCATCTCTGGCATCGGCAAAGGGATCATCGCGAGCAGCGTGGGCACCATCCTCAAGTCCTGCGGCCTGCATGTGACCGCCATCAAGATCGACCCGTACATCAACATCGACGCCGGAACCTTCTCGCCGTACGAGCACG GTGAAGTGTTTGTGCTGGACGACGGCGGCGAGGTGGATCTGGACCTGGGCAACTACGAACGCTTCCTCGACATCCGGCTCACAAAAGACAACAACCTGACGACCGGGAAGATCTACCAGTCGGTTATCAACAAAGAAAGGAGGGGCGACTACCTGGGCAAGACGGTGCAGG TGGTGCCACACATCACAGATGCCATCCAGGAGTGGGTGGTGAAACAGGCCAAAGTTCCCGTCGATGATGAAACGGAGCCTCAAGTCTGCGTCATAGAG CTTGGAGGAACCGTCGGCGACATTGAGAGCATGCCCTTCATCGAGGCGTTCAGGCAGTTCCAGTTTAAAGTGAAGAGGGAGAACTTCTGTAACATCCACGTCAGTCTGATACCACAG CCCAGTGCGACAGGAGAGCAGAAGACTAAACCAACACAGAACAGCGTGAGAGAGCTGAGGGGCCTGGGCCTCTCTCCTGACCTG ATCATGTGTCGTTGCACCACCGCTCTGGAGAATTCCGTGAAAGAGAAGATCTCCATGTTCTGCCACGTGGAGCCTCAGCAG GTCATCTGCGTCCATGACGTCTCGTCCATTTACAGAGTCCCCCTTCTGCTGGAGGATCAGGGCGTGGTGGGCTACCTGAGCAGCCGACTCAACATGCCCATCGAGACCAAGTCCAGGACCATGCTCACCAAGTGGAAGGAGATGTCAGACAG GTCCGACAGACTGCTGGAGCAGTGCTCCATAGCTCTGGTGGGGAAGTACACCAAGTTCTCAGATTCCTATGCTTCAGTTATAAAGGCTCTGGAACATTCTGCTCTGGCCATCAGCCACAGACTGGAGGTTAAG TACATCGATTCGGCGTCTCTGGAGCCGACCACCCTGCAGGAGGAACCGGTGAAGTACCACGATGCATGGCAGAAACTCTGTAGCGCTGA TGGCGTTCTTGTTCCGGGGGGTTTCGGTGTTAGAGGAACTGAGGGGAAGATTCACGCCATTAACTGGGCAAGGAAGCAGAGGAAACCCTTCCTAG gggTCTGTCTTGGAATGCAGCTGGCTGTATGTGAATATGCCAGGAATGTGCTGGGCTGGCCAG ATGCTAACTCCACTGAGTTCGATCCAGAGTCAAAGCATCCTGTG GTGATCGACATGCCAGAGCACAACCCAGGGCAGATGGGCGGAACCATGAGGCTGGGGAAGAGGAGGACCATTTTCAAAACCAGCAACAGCATTATGC GGAAACTTTATGGAGATGCAGAATATGTGGAGGAGAGGCACAGACATCGTTTTGAG GTCAACCCTGAACTTAAGAGTCACTTTGAAGACAAAGGCTTCCGCTTCGTTGGACAGGATGTGGAAGGAGAGCGGATGGAGATCATAGAACTTGACG ATCATCCCTACTTCGTTGGAGTGCAGTATCACCCAGAGTTCACATCTCGGCCCATCAAGCCATCTCCTCCGTACCTGGGCCTGCTGCTGGCAGCTGCAGGGAAGCTCCAGGGTTATCTACAGAAAGGCTGCCGGCTGTCTCCACG GGACGTGTACAGTGACCGGAGTGGCAGCAGCACCCCAGACTCTGAAATATCAGAGATTCCCACCTGTTACTGA